Proteins encoded together in one Mycoplasma miroungirhinis window:
- the mgtE gene encoding magnesium transporter, translating into MKNELSLTQLRNALQYKNIHLIRKFVDETPNATIADTIEQLNEYERVFFFRIIKPKDSGEIFSYLEHDIQESIIKSFTDKELEYILDDLYLDDIVDLIEEMPTNISQKILSHVKDKEDRNKINKLLKYNDESIGSVMSVEFIKLNKDITCSKAIEIIRRKREDAEVVHYYIVTDDDNKLAGVTTLEDIVFVDSRRGTYIYEIMEPIQSLNVLDTKEHATLIFADHDMSVLPVVNDKNEVLGIVTSDDVIDVLHEEATEDIYKMAGINSEEGISYNKSSIKLIVKSRIFWLIILMLGSTLSQLVIQIFQAQVEDAKSFLSAAISSAIVVSMVPVISGTAGNAGSQAATTVTRALALQEIKGSKWKVISSELRAGAIIGLILFVANFIRLILYFTATGNLLKHDEQIGIVLMCLVSSLSMFLAVVFAKFVGAVVPLAANKLKKDPAVMSSPILATLTDATSTIIFFSLAMLIFYIFFH; encoded by the coding sequence ATGAAAAATGAATTATCATTAACACAACTTCGTAATGCCCTTCAATATAAAAATATTCATTTAATTAGAAAATTTGTTGATGAAACACCAAATGCAACAATAGCAGATACTATTGAACAATTAAATGAATATGAAAGAGTGTTTTTTTTCAGAATTATTAAACCAAAAGACAGTGGAGAAATTTTTTCTTATTTAGAACATGATATTCAAGAATCAATTATTAAATCTTTTACTGATAAAGAACTTGAATACATTTTAGATGATTTATATTTAGATGATATTGTTGACTTAATTGAAGAAATGCCTACTAATATTTCTCAAAAAATTTTAAGTCATGTTAAAGATAAAGAAGATAGAAATAAAATTAATAAACTTTTAAAATACAATGATGAGAGCATTGGTTCTGTGATGAGTGTTGAATTTATTAAATTAAACAAAGACATTACTTGTTCAAAAGCAATTGAAATCATCAGAAGAAAAAGAGAAGATGCTGAAGTTGTTCATTACTACATAGTAACTGATGATGATAATAAATTAGCCGGTGTAACCACTTTAGAAGATATTGTTTTTGTTGATAGTCGAAGAGGGACATATATTTATGAAATAATGGAACCTATTCAAAGCTTAAATGTGTTAGATACAAAAGAACATGCAACATTAATTTTCGCAGACCATGATATGTCAGTTTTACCTGTGGTAAATGATAAAAACGAAGTTTTAGGTATTGTTACCTCTGATGATGTTATTGATGTTTTACATGAAGAAGCTACTGAAGATATTTATAAAATGGCTGGTATTAACTCAGAAGAAGGAATTTCATATAATAAATCAAGTATCAAACTTATTGTTAAATCAAGAATATTTTGATTAATTATTTTGATGTTAGGAAGTACTTTAAGTCAATTAGTTATCCAAATTTTTCAAGCTCAGGTTGAAGATGCTAAATCATTTTTATCTGCAGCAATTAGTAGTGCCATAGTGGTATCAATGGTTCCAGTTATAAGTGGGACTGCAGGAAATGCAGGATCACAGGCTGCAACAACAGTAACTCGTGCACTTGCATTGCAAGAAATTAAGGGTTCGAAATGAAAAGTAATAAGTAGTGAACTAAGAGCTGGTGCAATTATTGGTTTAATTTTATTTGTTGCTAATTTTATTAGGTTAATTTTATACTTTACTGCAACAGGTAATTTATTAAAACATGATGAACAAATAGGGATTGTTTTAATGTGTTTGGTAAGTAGTTTATCAATGTTTTTAGCAGTAGTTTTTGCTAAATTTGTAGGAGCTGTTGTTCCTTTAGCTGCAAATAAACTAAAAAAAGATCCAGCAGTAATGTCAAGTCCTATTCTTGCTACTTTAACTGATGCAACATCAACTATTATCTTTTTTAGCTTAGCTATGCTAATTTTCTATATTTTCTTCCATTAA
- a CDS encoding diadenylate cyclase: protein MDRKLLLIILVFVVVLSVIIFIHYLVLFYKNIIRSKKQKLKVSKSTKIRLIHQLKESLKYLSKTKTGALITIEMIDKLDNLRTDGVIIDANISSSLIISIFNKNTPLHDGAIVIRDNKIVYAATYYKITKKSIDNKYGARHRAAIGISEISDSITLVVSEENGTISLVKGGTISPIFIDELQESLVNIFKDY from the coding sequence ATGGATAGAAAATTATTGTTAATTATTTTAGTTTTTGTTGTTGTATTATCTGTTATTATTTTTATTCACTATTTAGTCTTATTTTATAAAAACATAATAAGGTCTAAAAAACAAAAACTAAAAGTTTCAAAAAGTACAAAAATTAGATTGATTCACCAATTAAAAGAAAGTTTAAAATATTTATCTAAAACTAAAACTGGTGCTCTTATTACAATAGAAATGATTGATAAATTAGATAATTTAAGAACAGATGGTGTTATTATTGATGCAAATATTTCAAGTTCTTTAATTATTAGTATTTTTAACAAAAATACCCCATTACACGATGGAGCTATTGTGATTCGTGATAATAAAATAGTTTATGCTGCAACTTATTATAAAATAACTAAAAAATCAATTGATAATAAATATGGTGCAAGACATCGTGCTGCAATTGGAATAAGTGAGATTTCAGATTCAATTACATTAGTAGTAAGTGAAGAAAATGGAACTATAAGTTTAGTTAAAGGTGGAACCATTAGTCCTATATTTATCGATGAACTACAAGAATCACTTGTAAATATTTTTAAAGATTATTAA